The region AAGGGATTCCGTCAGGTAACCTGGATTTGAAATGGGTTTCATCTGAGCGATAACGTGAATTGAATAGGCTCAATGTCCAACCGATGAAAAGAAGATCAATGAGTCAGTGCACCAATACCGGCACACTCGTCAAGAAAAGGCTAATCAATTTCTCCCGTCTACCCCTAAGCGAATTAATTAGCTCTTTGCGGCAAAGTCGCTGGCAGTTTTGAAAATGATTGAAACAGAGATAGCTCCCGCATCGGGATGCCCGAGGGTTTTTTCGCCTAGCGTTCGGGCACGGCCGAGTTGGGCGATCATGTCCTTGGTTTTTTCCATACCTGCTCTAGCTCCTTCCGCAGCAGCGGCGAGTGCTTCTTCTATGGATCCATCTTTTGCAGCAGCGACAGCTTCCTGAGCTGCCACCAATGCATCAACCATGGTTTTATCGCCAGGTTTGGCTTTTCCGATATTCATGACACCTTGAGTGCCGGCATCCAAAAAAGAAGATAACGATGGAGCGTCCAGACCTTCTGCTGAAGCAATCGCCATTCCCCCACTCTGAAAAAGCATTCCGAATACTGCACCCGAAGCACCACCCATGGTACTCATAAGGGCCATGCCCAGGGTCGTAAATACCTGACTGACTGAAGTGGGAGCCAAGGCCTCAAGCTGCGCTTTGGCCGCTGTGAACCCACGCGTCATTCCCAGACCATGGTCACCATCACCGAGTTGACGGTCGGCTTCACTCAGAACATCTTCATTTCTGATTATTTCATCGGATACAGCGATCATCATCGCTTTAACATCGTTGGCGTTGAGCATAATTTAGGTTGTCAAAAAATTTTAGATGATAACAAAAAAAAGGCACAGCGGGGACGCAGTGGCCCTACCCTCGCTGGAGTGAAAGGTTGGGCAAGAACATCCTTGCTCGGCAGATCGGTGGTTAAAGAAATCCATTAAAAAATCCAAGAACCCTTTACTAAAGTTTGGTGTAACCGAGAGAGGAACAAGGCATGTCCCACAATGGTTTCAGTTCATCATCCATTTTGGTAAGGCTGATTGAAATACCGGCCATCTCCTGGCAGGTGACTTTTTGACCAACGATGACGTCGTAAATTTTCACACCACGGTCTGTAAGAATCTGCTTAGCTTTTTTAAGAACGATCAAACACTCCATCAATGTGGTGGAACCCAGACTGTTAACCAGAATAACGACTTCATCGCCAGACTCTAATGGTAGATCATCTCCGAAAATCAGATCCATCATCTTGGTGGTCAATTCATCTGCGGGCATCATCTTTTCAATACCAACTCCTTGCTCACCGTGAATGCCCATTCCAATTCCAATGGAGTCTTCAGCTAGTTCGAACGTTGGCAGACCTGTCGCCGGAATGGACCCCGGTGCCAGAGCAACTCCAACTGAACGTGTATTGTCACGGGCCTTGGTTGTGAGTCGGACCAATTCGTCCAGAGAGTCGACACTGTTCGATGCGGCACCAGCCAGCTTTACGATAGGGATCAAACCAGCTATTCCACGGCGTTTATCTTTCTGGTCAGGTGGAGCAGAGGCAACGTCATCATAGATCAAAATCGTCTCAACCCTGATTCCTTCGGCCTTGGCCAGCATCTCAGCAATGTTGAAGTTCATCACATCGCCAGCGTAATTGCCGTACAAGTAAAGCACGCCATTGCCTTTGTTAACCGCCCGGGTGGCATCCAACATAATATTGGGAGGTGGCGCAGCAAAGATATCTCCGCAGGCAGCGCCATCGGCAAAGTTCTTTCCGACAAGTCCGTGATAGATGGGCTCATGCCCGGC is a window of Verrucomicrobiota bacterium DNA encoding:
- the dhaL gene encoding dihydroxyacetone kinase subunit DhaL: MLNANDVKAMMIAVSDEIIRNEDVLSEADRQLGDGDHGLGMTRGFTAAKAQLEALAPTSVSQVFTTLGMALMSTMGGASGAVFGMLFQSGGMAIASAEGLDAPSLSSFLDAGTQGVMNIGKAKPGDKTMVDALVAAQEAVAAAKDGSIEEALAAAAEGARAGMEKTKDMIAQLGRARTLGEKTLGHPDAGAISVSIIFKTASDFAAKS
- a CDS encoding dihydroxyacetone kinase subunit DhaK, with the translated sequence MKKIINNPNTVAAELLEGLVDYYNGDASLVSPGVIVMNDIPDNKVALLVAGGAGHEPIYHGLVGKNFADGAACGDIFAAPPPNIMLDATRAVNKGNGVLYLYGNYAGDVMNFNIAEMLAKAEGIRVETILIYDDVASAPPDQKDKRRGIAGLIPIVKLAGAASNSVDSLDELVRLTTKARDNTRSVGVALAPGSIPATGLPTFELAEDSIGIGMGIHGEQGVGIEKMMPADELTTKMMDLIFGDDLPLESGDEVVILVNSLGSTTLMECLIVLKKAKQILTDRGVKIYDVIVGQKVTCQEMAGISISLTKMDDELKPLWDMPCSSLGYTKL